From Pontibacter actiniarum, a single genomic window includes:
- the gldN gene encoding gliding motility protein GldN: protein MKLVKAIGVAAGLMFSVGAMAQQVANTTSSNPSARPIPESDILFKKTVWRKIDLREKQNKPMFSENREITKIIINAVKSGELTPYKSDSVNTPLTREEFIANMTPKQTEGGLSEAEIAAGFGEVEEEEDAWGDALGSDAGTTEAAPVSNEFFAKQLYLLEVKENAVFDKKRSRMYHDIQTISIKVPATLNPLGFEQNVASFKMSDLVRVFRNNPEMAVWYNAQNDAQHKNLADAFDLWLFSSYITKISNPGDRALADIYGGGKNGLLAAQDAAEALIEYEYSLWSY from the coding sequence ATGAAATTAGTTAAAGCAATAGGTGTAGCAGCCGGTCTGATGTTCTCTGTAGGTGCCATGGCGCAGCAGGTAGCAAACACGACCTCCAGTAATCCTTCGGCAAGGCCTATTCCAGAGTCAGACATCCTGTTTAAGAAAACAGTATGGCGTAAGATTGACCTGCGTGAAAAGCAGAACAAGCCTATGTTCTCTGAAAACAGGGAGATCACCAAAATCATCATCAACGCGGTGAAGAGCGGTGAACTGACCCCTTACAAGAGCGACTCTGTGAATACTCCGCTGACGCGCGAAGAGTTTATCGCAAACATGACTCCCAAGCAAACAGAAGGAGGACTGAGCGAGGCGGAAATCGCAGCTGGTTTCGGTGAAGTAGAGGAAGAGGAAGATGCCTGGGGCGATGCCTTGGGCAGCGATGCTGGTACTACTGAGGCAGCTCCTGTAAGCAATGAGTTTTTTGCAAAGCAGCTTTACCTGCTGGAGGTGAAGGAGAACGCCGTGTTCGATAAGAAACGCTCGCGTATGTACCACGATATCCAAACGATCAGCATTAAAGTGCCGGCCACGCTTAACCCACTGGGCTTTGAGCAAAACGTAGCCAGCTTTAAAATGAGCGATCTGGTACGTGTTTTCCGTAACAACCCAGAGATGGCAGTTTGGTATAACGCCCAGAACGATGCGCAGCACAAGAACCTGGCTGACGCGTTTGACCTGTGGCTGTTCAGCTCTTACATCACTAAGATCTCTAACCCAGGCGACAGAGCCCTGGCAGATATCTACGGTGGTGGCAAGAACGGCCTGCTTGCCGCACAGGATGCTGCTGAAGCTTTAATTGAATATGAATACAGCCTGTGGAGCTACTAA